The proteins below are encoded in one region of Reichenbachiella sp. 5M10:
- the rplS gene encoding 50S ribosomal protein L19, whose product MSELIKLIEEEYKERRKSFPSFGPGDTVNIHVKITEGTKERIQQFQGTVMQIKNPSTTGETFTVRKISSGIAVERIFPVNSPSIEKIEVLRRGKVRRARLFYLRGRKGKAARIKEKL is encoded by the coding sequence ATGAGCGAGTTAATAAAACTTATCGAAGAAGAATATAAAGAAAGAAGAAAATCGTTTCCTTCTTTCGGACCAGGTGATACTGTAAACATCCACGTAAAAATTACTGAAGGTACTAAAGAAAGAATTCAGCAGTTCCAAGGTACGGTGATGCAGATCAAAAACCCTAGCACTACAGGAGAGACTTTCACTGTTAGAAAAATCTCAAGCGGTATCGCTGTAGAAAGAATTTTCCCTGTCAACTCTCCTAGCATCGAGAAAATCGAAGTTCTAAGAAGAGGTAAAGTAAGAAGAGCAAGATTGTTCTACTTGAGAGGAAGAAAAGGTAAGGCTGCAAGAATCAAAGAAAAACTGTAA
- a CDS encoding SPOR domain-containing protein, whose protein sequence is MKTNRPINFKIVFPIITIATLLQFCAPTASTSTSNSSYSEDLSIYRNDYSRTDSIDVTETQTIEEPVLVASAPTHDIHQDLDSVTNIIIDSRKAINYVDGFTIQIYSGNSREQANSYKSRVYNLLDDQSPKVIYDQPNYKVRVGKYYSKLEANHDFKILKESFSRAVLIPAKIEIQE, encoded by the coding sequence TTGAAAACGAATCGTCCCATTAACTTCAAAATCGTGTTTCCGATCATCACCATCGCTACGCTACTTCAGTTTTGTGCACCGACTGCTTCTACGAGTACAAGCAACAGTTCGTACAGCGAGGATCTATCGATCTATCGAAATGACTACAGCCGTACAGATTCGATCGACGTGACAGAGACACAAACAATAGAAGAGCCTGTCCTTGTAGCCAGCGCACCAACTCACGACATTCATCAAGATCTCGATAGTGTCACCAACATCATCATTGATTCGCGCAAGGCGATCAACTATGTAGATGGGTTTACGATTCAGATATACTCTGGCAATAGCCGTGAGCAGGCAAACAGCTATAAAAGTCGTGTATACAACCTCCTCGACGATCAAAGCCCCAAGGTAATATACGATCAGCCCAACTACAAAGTCAGAGTAGGCAAGTATTACTCCAAACTGGAGGCAAATCACGACTTCAAAATTCTAAAAGAATCGTTTTCAAGGGCCGTATTGATCCCCGCCAAAATTGAAATTCAAGAGTAA
- the trmD gene encoding tRNA (guanosine(37)-N1)-methyltransferase TrmD: MRIDIITCLPDMFKGTVDQSILKRASERNLAHIHVHNLREYAINKHNQIDDYAFGGGAGMVLMIEPIDKCISELKTQRSYDDIIYMSPDGQLLSQNISNELSLQENIILLCGHYKGVDERVREHLVTREISIGDYVLTGGELAAAVVADSVIRLLPGVMNDETSALTDSFQDNLVAPPVYTRPAEYNGWQVPEVLTSGHEAKINEWRFDQAVQRTQAKRPDLLKNNPKL; the protein is encoded by the coding sequence ATGAGAATTGATATCATCACTTGCTTGCCGGACATGTTTAAAGGCACTGTGGATCAAAGTATCCTCAAGCGTGCCAGCGAGCGAAACCTTGCCCATATCCACGTACACAACTTACGCGAGTATGCCATCAACAAGCATAATCAAATCGACGATTATGCTTTCGGCGGTGGTGCTGGCATGGTATTGATGATCGAACCGATTGACAAATGTATCTCAGAGCTCAAAACACAACGCAGCTACGACGACATCATATACATGAGTCCTGATGGACAGCTGCTATCCCAAAACATCTCCAACGAACTGAGCCTTCAGGAAAACATCATTCTACTTTGTGGCCACTACAAAGGCGTAGACGAGCGTGTCAGAGAACACTTGGTTACACGAGAAATCAGTATCGGAGATTATGTACTCACTGGAGGAGAACTCGCTGCTGCGGTAGTCGCAGACTCTGTGATCCGCCTACTCCCTGGAGTGATGAACGACGAGACTTCCGCGCTCACAGACTCCTTTCAAGACAATCTGGTAGCGCCTCCAGTCTATACCCGGCCCGCAGAATACAACGGCTGGCAAGTCCCAGAGGTCCTCACCTCAGGCCATGAAGCCAAAATCAACGAATGGAGATTTGATCAAGCAGTACAACGAACACAGGCCAAAAGACCCGATTTATTAAAAAACAATCCAAAACTGTAA
- the dapF gene encoding diaminopimelate epimerase: protein MSITFYKYQGTGNDFIMIDNREGAFPHEISHIAKLCNRRTGIGADGLILIENHDTLDFDMIYFNADGSQSLCGNGSRCAVRFAKQLGLIENETRFQTIDGEYYATIDQDIVHLKMKDQMEPARHEDHYFLNNGSPHHIVFVEKAESAPVVKQGSTIRYSDQYKPDGTNVNFVEILNQHEIFVRTYERGVEDETLSCGTGITACSLAAADKGLMSPIDVQAKGGKLQVKFERTPGGFTNIWLIGPALRVFDGHINI, encoded by the coding sequence ATGTCTATTACATTCTACAAATATCAAGGTACAGGCAACGACTTTATCATGATAGACAATAGAGAGGGTGCTTTTCCACACGAGATCTCTCACATAGCCAAACTATGCAACCGACGCACAGGTATCGGAGCGGATGGGCTGATCCTCATTGAGAATCACGACACTCTGGATTTTGACATGATCTACTTCAATGCAGACGGAAGCCAGAGCTTGTGCGGCAATGGCAGCAGATGTGCTGTGCGCTTTGCCAAACAGCTAGGCCTCATAGAAAACGAAACTCGGTTTCAAACCATAGACGGAGAGTACTACGCCACCATCGACCAGGATATTGTACACCTCAAGATGAAAGACCAAATGGAGCCGGCTCGTCACGAGGACCATTATTTCCTCAACAACGGCTCTCCACATCACATCGTCTTCGTAGAAAAAGCTGAAAGCGCACCTGTCGTCAAGCAAGGGTCTACGATCCGATACTCAGACCAGTACAAGCCTGATGGCACCAATGTAAACTTTGTAGAAATACTGAACCAACACGAAATATTCGTTCGCACCTACGAGCGTGGAGTAGAAGACGAGACACTCTCTTGTGGCACAGGGATCACTGCCTGTTCTCTTGCGGCAGCAGACAAAGGACTCATGAGCCCCATCGACGTACAGGCCAAAGGCGGAAAACTCCAAGTAAAATTTGAGCGCACTCCTGGGGGGTTCACCAACATCTGGCTTATAGGCCCGGCACTTCGTGTCTTTGATGGCCACATCAATATCTAA
- the rimM gene encoding ribosome maturation factor RimM (Essential for efficient processing of 16S rRNA): MKVEDCYQLGYVIKTHGLKGEVQLFLDVDDPLDYQNLESVFVKQDNTLVPFFLEYIQINAKKSITKLEEVDDIETAEKLVGKELYLSLNSLPQLENGHYYYHQLVGLTLWDRDTALGVVDRVYEIAPQNLLSLQHQGHEIMIPINDNIILSVDFDKKRIEAQLPEGLLDVYLEDNEN, encoded by the coding sequence ATGAAAGTCGAAGATTGCTACCAGCTTGGCTATGTAATCAAGACTCATGGATTGAAAGGGGAAGTTCAACTCTTTTTGGATGTGGACGACCCTCTGGATTATCAAAATTTGGAATCAGTGTTTGTCAAACAGGACAACACACTGGTTCCATTTTTTTTAGAATACATTCAGATCAATGCCAAGAAGTCTATCACCAAGCTAGAAGAAGTAGACGATATAGAAACCGCTGAAAAGTTGGTCGGCAAAGAGCTATACCTTTCACTCAATAGCCTTCCCCAATTAGAAAACGGTCACTACTACTACCACCAACTCGTAGGACTGACGCTCTGGGATAGAGACACAGCACTAGGCGTCGTGGACAGGGTCTATGAGATCGCTCCTCAAAACCTCCTATCACTACAACATCAAGGTCACGAAATCATGATCCCTATCAATGACAACATCATCCTATCCGTAGACTTTGACAAAAAACGCATAGAAGCACAACTACCCGAAGGTTTACTCGACGTATATTTGGAAGACAATGAGAATTGA
- a CDS encoding 30S ribosomal protein S16 has translation MAVKIRLARRGRKKQPIYDVVVADARAPRDGKFIEKLGTFNPNTNPAFVNINVESAVKWVLNGAIPTETAKKILSDQGVMYRKHLQVGVNKGAITQEDADKKYDAWWSEKEAKVQGTADGLAKTQAADRKARLEAEAKVNAARAEEIAKKNKVEEEAEAVAAAEAETSEEAATEEAPATEAETPVAEATEEAPAAEEEKKAE, from the coding sequence ATGGCAGTAAAAATCAGATTGGCCAGAAGAGGCCGAAAAAAACAACCGATCTACGATGTAGTAGTAGCGGACGCTCGAGCACCACGTGATGGTAAATTCATCGAGAAATTGGGAACTTTCAACCCAAACACAAACCCTGCATTCGTCAACATCAATGTTGAGAGCGCAGTAAAATGGGTTTTGAACGGAGCAATCCCGACAGAAACAGCCAAAAAAATCCTTTCAGACCAAGGCGTAATGTACAGAAAGCATTTGCAAGTAGGTGTAAACAAAGGAGCAATCACTCAAGAGGATGCAGACAAGAAATATGATGCATGGTGGAGTGAAAAAGAAGCGAAAGTACAAGGCACTGCAGATGGCCTAGCCAAGACGCAAGCAGCTGACAGAAAAGCAAGACTAGAAGCAGAAGCGAAAGTAAATGCAGCTAGAGCAGAAGAAATCGCAAAGAAAAACAAAGTGGAAGAAGAAGCAGAAGCTGTAGCGGCTGCCGAAGCAGAAACTAGCGAAGAAGCAGCTACTGAAGAAGCACCTGCAACAGAGGCAGAGACCCCTGTAGCAGAAGCAACTGAGGAAGCACCAGCAGCGGAAGAAGAGAAGAAAGCTGAATAA
- the secA gene encoding preprotein translocase subunit SecA encodes MLNILTKGIAKVFGTKADRDLKDLLPYVDLINGEYAKLSSLSDDQLRAKTQELRDRISTHLKEIDDKIKTHHQTIADDPEMDIDQKESVFGKIDKLTKQRDEELEVVLLQILPEAFAIVKDTARRLTENKQLVVQATMQDKEYAAKKPHVEIQGEKAIWHNKWVASGVNVEWNMIHYDVQLIGGVVLHQGKIAEMMTGEGKTLVATLPAFLNGLSGQGVHVITVNDYLAKRDAEWNAPIFEFHGISIDCIDKYKANSPERRQAYKCDIVYGTNNEFGFDYLRDNMAHHPDELVQGKHHFAMVDEVDSVLIDDARTPLIISGPIPKGDEHEFYELKPRIAKLVEAQRKEVGQYLNEAKKKLAAGDEAEGGLALFRAFRGLPKYKPLIKFLSETGIRQILQKTENIYLADNQKLMPEADEPLYFTIDEKTNGIELTDKGIDLITGSGEDPHFFILPDIGMEIAQLENNTSLNESDMLHQKEALIRDYSAKAQRIHSVNQLLKAYTLFEKDTEYIVVEGKVMIVDEQTGRAMDGRRYSDGLHQALEAKENVKVEDATQTYATVTLQNYFRMYHKLSGMTGTAETEAGEFWEIYKMDVIVIPTNRPIQRDDREDMVFKTMREKFNAVADEIVKLTQAGRPVLVGTTSVEISELVSRMLNMKGIQHQVLNAKQHAREADVVAEAGKPGTVTIATNMAGRGTDIKLTKEAMAAGGLAIIGTERHESRRVDRQLRGRSGRQGDVGSSQFFVSLEDNLMRLFGSERIAKIMDRLGLEEGEVIQHSMITKSIERAQKKVEENNFASRKHLLEYDDVMNSQREVIYKRRKNALFGERLDLDILNMMYDTSEELASNAKVTNDYESFKLNGLSTLGLDSKITEDEFLGKAEDKLGEELFHEALSNYRAKNKTVAEKSIPVMKNILETRGATFKEVRVPFTDGQKQIGVVANLQKTVDSEGRELIKQMEKLIALAIIDQTWKEHLREMDDLKQSVRMAVHEQKDPLLVYKFESYQMFKQFISRVNEDTVSFLTKAEIPVQDPEEVQEARRQRAAQNYQESKEESGSALSGGNRQPNANRTAPVEKTAPIKSEKVYGRNDKVSVQYADGTVKKDVKFKSVEADVLSNNCVVIEN; translated from the coding sequence ATGTTGAATATATTAACCAAAGGCATTGCAAAAGTATTCGGAACAAAAGCAGACCGGGACCTCAAAGATTTGCTGCCTTATGTGGATCTAATCAATGGTGAATATGCAAAATTGTCTTCCCTCTCTGACGACCAATTGCGCGCAAAAACCCAAGAACTAAGGGATAGAATCAGTACTCATCTCAAAGAGATAGACGACAAGATCAAAACCCACCACCAAACCATCGCTGATGACCCAGAGATGGATATAGACCAAAAAGAAAGTGTATTTGGCAAAATAGACAAACTCACCAAACAACGGGACGAAGAACTGGAGGTTGTACTGCTCCAAATCCTTCCAGAAGCCTTTGCTATCGTCAAAGATACGGCTCGAAGATTGACCGAAAACAAACAGCTGGTGGTGCAAGCCACCATGCAAGACAAAGAATATGCCGCCAAAAAACCGCACGTAGAGATACAAGGTGAGAAAGCCATTTGGCACAACAAATGGGTTGCTTCGGGCGTCAACGTAGAGTGGAACATGATACACTACGACGTACAACTCATCGGCGGTGTAGTGCTCCACCAAGGCAAGATTGCTGAAATGATGACAGGAGAAGGTAAAACCCTAGTCGCGACACTTCCCGCCTTCCTCAACGGACTATCTGGACAAGGGGTACACGTGATCACAGTCAATGATTACCTTGCCAAAAGAGACGCCGAATGGAATGCACCAATATTCGAGTTTCATGGGATTTCGATTGATTGTATCGACAAATACAAAGCCAACTCCCCAGAAAGAAGACAGGCATACAAATGTGACATTGTCTACGGTACCAACAACGAATTTGGGTTTGATTACCTACGGGACAACATGGCACACCACCCAGATGAACTCGTACAAGGCAAACATCACTTCGCCATGGTCGATGAAGTCGATTCTGTTTTGATCGATGACGCCCGTACACCACTCATCATCTCTGGCCCCATCCCCAAAGGAGACGAGCATGAATTTTATGAACTCAAACCACGCATCGCCAAACTCGTCGAAGCGCAACGAAAAGAAGTTGGTCAATACCTCAATGAAGCCAAAAAGAAATTGGCAGCAGGAGATGAGGCAGAAGGCGGTCTAGCCTTATTTAGGGCTTTTAGAGGGCTACCCAAATACAAGCCATTGATTAAATTCCTCAGTGAGACTGGCATCCGCCAAATACTCCAAAAGACTGAGAACATTTATTTGGCAGACAATCAAAAACTAATGCCAGAAGCAGACGAGCCGTTGTATTTCACCATTGATGAAAAAACCAACGGGATCGAGCTAACGGACAAAGGGATAGATTTGATCACTGGATCAGGAGAAGATCCTCACTTCTTTATCCTACCTGACATCGGCATGGAGATTGCCCAGTTGGAAAACAATACTTCCCTCAATGAGTCAGACATGCTTCACCAAAAAGAAGCCCTGATTCGTGATTACTCGGCCAAAGCTCAACGCATCCACTCGGTAAACCAACTGCTCAAAGCCTACACTCTCTTTGAGAAAGATACAGAATACATCGTAGTAGAAGGCAAGGTCATGATTGTCGACGAACAAACAGGCCGTGCCATGGATGGGAGACGATACTCTGACGGGCTACACCAAGCTCTAGAAGCCAAAGAAAATGTAAAAGTGGAAGATGCCACGCAGACCTATGCCACTGTCACCCTGCAGAACTACTTCAGGATGTACCACAAACTTTCTGGTATGACGGGTACGGCAGAGACTGAGGCGGGGGAATTCTGGGAGATCTATAAAATGGACGTGATTGTCATCCCTACAAATCGCCCCATCCAAAGAGACGACAGAGAAGACATGGTATTCAAAACCATGCGAGAAAAATTCAATGCCGTAGCTGACGAAATCGTCAAGCTCACTCAAGCAGGCAGACCTGTACTAGTCGGGACGACATCCGTCGAAATATCTGAGCTAGTCAGTAGAATGCTCAACATGAAAGGGATTCAACATCAAGTCCTCAATGCCAAGCAACACGCGAGGGAAGCAGACGTAGTAGCAGAAGCTGGTAAGCCAGGTACAGTCACCATCGCCACCAATATGGCAGGTCGTGGTACGGACATCAAACTCACCAAGGAGGCCATGGCCGCAGGTGGGCTAGCCATCATTGGTACCGAACGACACGAGTCACGTCGTGTAGATAGACAGCTAAGAGGTCGATCTGGACGTCAAGGAGATGTAGGGTCGTCACAATTTTTTGTTTCACTCGAAGACAACTTGATGCGTCTATTTGGCTCAGAAAGGATCGCCAAAATCATGGATAGACTCGGTCTCGAAGAAGGGGAAGTGATCCAACACAGCATGATCACCAAGTCAATAGAACGAGCACAGAAAAAAGTAGAAGAAAACAATTTTGCATCGAGAAAGCATCTACTCGAATATGATGACGTGATGAACTCACAAAGGGAAGTCATCTACAAACGTCGCAAAAATGCGTTGTTTGGAGAACGTCTCGATCTAGACATCCTCAACATGATGTATGACACATCCGAGGAACTCGCAAGCAATGCCAAAGTTACCAACGACTATGAAAGCTTCAAACTCAATGGGTTGAGTACGTTAGGTCTAGACTCCAAAATCACAGAAGATGAATTCTTGGGCAAAGCCGAAGACAAATTAGGTGAAGAACTCTTCCATGAAGCTCTCTCCAACTACCGAGCAAAAAACAAAACCGTCGCAGAGAAATCAATCCCTGTGATGAAAAACATCCTTGAAACAAGAGGAGCTACCTTCAAGGAAGTTAGGGTTCCTTTTACCGACGGACAAAAGCAAATCGGAGTAGTGGCCAACCTACAAAAAACTGTGGACAGTGAAGGTCGTGAGTTGATCAAACAAATGGAGAAACTCATAGCACTAGCCATCATCGACCAAACCTGGAAAGAGCATCTCAGAGAAATGGATGACCTCAAACAATCAGTAAGAATGGCCGTACACGAGCAAAAAGACCCTCTATTGGTCTACAAGTTCGAGTCATACCAGATGTTCAAGCAATTCATTTCTCGTGTCAATGAGGATACTGTATCCTTCTTGACCAAAGCCGAAATACCAGTCCAGGATCCAGAAGAAGTACAAGAAGCTAGACGCCAACGCGCTGCTCAAAACTATCAGGAAAGCAAAGAAGAAAGTGGTTCGGCATTGAGTGGAGGTAATAGACAGCCCAACGCTAACCGTACAGCACCTGTAGAAAAAACAGCTCCAATCAAATCCGAAAAAGTATACGGCCGAAACGACAAGGTCTCGGTACAATACGCTGATGGAACAGTCAAAAAAGACGTGAAATTCAAAAGTGTAGAAGCAGATGTATTGAGCAACAACTGTGTAGTGATTGAAAACTAA